In the Hyalangium gracile genome, one interval contains:
- a CDS encoding glycoside hydrolase family 31 protein: MHFDDITVEPTRVIFWGSRAALEVRSPLPGVLRLRHLPCLTHSALMPGELPPKQSWAVVEHTDRPLSFRQEAPGQAAVVGTPELSVEVLPAQGTWRLRDAEGRELTRCEGFSGETYPDYPVTRFRSKLSLYSPPDEAWLGFGEKVGALDKRGMHFRFWNTDVLPHHPDTDPLYQSIPFSLGLRQGIAWGFFLDESWRLEADVAVDDASLVRWESAGPELDTYLVAGPLPADVVRRYTALTGRPPLPPLWSLGAQQSRWGYENAREIRSVIHGYRARQLPLDCVYLDIDYMEGYKVWTWDRTRYPDPAGLAREAAEHGVRLVTIIDPGVKAEPGYRVYDEALAGDYLVRNDRGSVLLGEVWPKPATFPDFTRQEVRQWWGRQHREFLQAGVAGFWNDMNEPACFKLINAQETFSIPTAPAVDLGKVEGPTLPHDARHGDKRHLEVHNVYALGMARAAYEGLRELAPEKRPFVLTRAGSAGIQRYAAVWTGDNSSYWAHLELSISMMLGLGLSGVAFTGADVPGFLGRASGEMLVRWTQLGTFYPLLRNHSAKGTPPQEPWRFGEPYLSITRQWLERRYRLLPTLYSLMHEASREGLPAMRPLIMYAPGDAEALRMDDAFYLGRDLLVAPVMRQNRTRRHVYLPEGRWLPFFNLAPSGELLDGQQHTLAAAPLDTVPMWLRAGGALALTEPALHTTTANWKQLTWHIHAAPRVEASLYEDEGEGYGPSRVTRLTGTGETGRLVLERTTEGKLPQARERETLCVYGVSAPREVRGARQHRFEEGRLTVEVEGGWQRLEILS; this comes from the coding sequence ATGCACTTCGACGACATCACCGTTGAACCCACCCGTGTCATCTTCTGGGGCTCCCGCGCCGCCTTGGAGGTTCGCAGCCCCCTGCCGGGCGTCCTGCGGCTTCGTCACCTGCCCTGCCTGACCCACTCCGCGCTCATGCCGGGCGAGCTGCCGCCCAAGCAGTCCTGGGCCGTCGTGGAGCACACGGACCGGCCGCTCTCGTTCCGGCAGGAGGCCCCTGGCCAGGCGGCGGTGGTGGGGACGCCCGAGCTGTCCGTGGAGGTGCTGCCCGCCCAGGGCACGTGGCGCCTGCGTGACGCGGAGGGTCGAGAGCTCACCCGGTGCGAAGGCTTCTCGGGAGAGACCTACCCGGACTACCCGGTGACGCGCTTCCGCTCGAAGCTCTCGCTGTACTCCCCGCCCGACGAGGCCTGGCTGGGCTTCGGCGAGAAGGTCGGCGCGCTGGACAAGCGGGGCATGCACTTCCGCTTCTGGAACACGGACGTGCTGCCGCACCACCCGGACACCGATCCGCTCTACCAGTCCATCCCCTTCAGCCTCGGGCTGCGCCAGGGCATCGCCTGGGGCTTCTTCCTGGACGAGTCCTGGAGGCTGGAGGCGGACGTGGCGGTGGACGACGCCTCGCTCGTGCGGTGGGAGTCCGCTGGCCCCGAGCTGGACACCTACCTCGTCGCGGGGCCCCTGCCCGCGGACGTGGTGCGCCGCTACACCGCGCTCACCGGCCGCCCTCCCCTGCCGCCCCTGTGGAGCCTGGGCGCGCAGCAGTCCCGCTGGGGCTACGAGAACGCACGAGAGATCCGCTCCGTCATCCACGGCTACCGCGCCCGGCAGCTCCCGCTGGACTGTGTGTACCTCGATATCGACTACATGGAGGGCTACAAGGTCTGGACGTGGGACCGGACGCGCTACCCGGACCCGGCGGGGCTGGCACGCGAGGCCGCCGAGCACGGCGTGCGGCTGGTCACCATCATCGACCCCGGAGTGAAGGCCGAGCCGGGCTACCGCGTCTATGACGAGGCGCTCGCCGGCGACTACCTGGTGCGCAACGACCGGGGCAGCGTGCTGCTGGGCGAGGTGTGGCCCAAGCCCGCCACCTTCCCGGACTTCACGCGCCAGGAGGTGCGCCAGTGGTGGGGCCGGCAGCACCGGGAGTTCCTCCAGGCAGGCGTCGCCGGCTTCTGGAACGACATGAACGAGCCGGCCTGCTTCAAGCTCATCAACGCGCAGGAGACCTTCTCCATCCCCACCGCGCCCGCGGTGGACCTGGGGAAGGTTGAAGGCCCCACGCTGCCGCACGACGCCCGGCATGGCGACAAGCGCCACCTGGAGGTGCACAACGTGTACGCGCTCGGCATGGCGCGAGCGGCGTACGAGGGGCTGCGCGAGCTGGCTCCGGAGAAACGCCCCTTCGTGCTGACGCGCGCCGGCTCGGCCGGAATCCAGCGCTACGCCGCGGTGTGGACGGGAGACAACTCCAGCTACTGGGCGCACCTGGAGCTGTCCATCTCGATGATGCTGGGGCTGGGCCTGTCCGGCGTCGCCTTCACGGGCGCGGACGTGCCCGGCTTCCTGGGACGCGCCAGCGGGGAGATGCTCGTGCGCTGGACGCAGCTGGGCACCTTCTACCCGCTGCTGCGCAACCACTCCGCCAAGGGCACGCCTCCGCAGGAGCCCTGGCGCTTCGGCGAGCCCTACCTCTCCATCACCCGGCAGTGGCTGGAGCGGCGCTACCGGCTGCTGCCCACGCTGTACTCACTGATGCACGAGGCCTCGCGGGAGGGGCTGCCGGCGATGCGCCCCCTCATCATGTACGCGCCAGGGGACGCGGAGGCGCTGCGCATGGATGACGCCTTCTACCTGGGGCGCGATCTGCTCGTCGCACCCGTGATGCGCCAGAACCGGACGCGGCGGCACGTGTACCTGCCCGAGGGCCGCTGGCTGCCCTTCTTCAACCTCGCGCCCTCGGGGGAGCTCCTCGACGGGCAGCAGCACACCCTGGCCGCGGCGCCGCTGGACACGGTGCCGATGTGGCTGCGGGCCGGGGGCGCGCTGGCCCTCACCGAGCCCGCGCTGCACACCACCACGGCCAACTGGAAGCAGCTCACCTGGCACATCCACGCGGCGCCACGGGTGGAGGCGAGCCTCTACGAGGACGAGGGCGAGGGCTATGGCCCGTCGCGAGTGACTCGGCTGACGGGGACAGGAGAGACCGGGCGCCTCGTCCTCGAGCGCACCACGGAAGGCAAGCTGCCGCAGGCGCGCGAGCGCGAGACGCTGTGCGTGTACGGCGTGTCCGCGCCACGAGAGGTGCGGGGCGCGCGGCAGCACCGCTTCGAGGAGGGACGGCTCACCGTGGAGGTGGAGGGCGGCTGGCAGCGGCTGGAGATCCTTTCATAG